Proteins from one Xenopus tropicalis strain Nigerian chromosome 1, UCB_Xtro_10.0, whole genome shotgun sequence genomic window:
- the LOC100497930 gene encoding olfactory receptor 6M1: MKNQSLVSEFIFTGFPEVYETEILLFVMFLCVYVIIIIGNLIIITSVYWDTRLHTPMYFFLANISFLEVSIATVVIPKLLSILLSSKKSISLASCFTQCYLYFLLGTIDFIYLAAMSFDRYVAICNPLHYITIMSWSTCFYLTVGSWWVGLLLVTCPAVAKFILPYCEANKINHFFCDSIPLMKLACKDTTLLELIDFILYLFVIMCSLFITIITYFMIIIVILRIPSVNGRQKAFSTCVSHLLLVCLGYGGPIFIYIIPKKQYSLDLNKFVSVITVFVTPTLSPFILCLRNKSVQVTLMDMRAYLRHTKRGRIAPLG, translated from the coding sequence atgaaaaaccagAGTCTTGTGTCTGAATTCATTTTCACTGGATTTCCTGAAGTGTATGAAACAGAAATTCtattatttgttatgtttttgTGTGTCTATGTTATAATAATTATTGGAAATCTCATCATTATAACCTCTGTATACTGGGATACACGCCTTCATACACCTATGTACTTTTTCCTGGCAAATATTTCATTCCTTGAAGTTAGCATAGCAACAGTTGTAATACCTAAATTACTATCCATTTTGTTGTCTTCTAAAAAATCTATATCTTTGGCAAGCTGTTTTACTCAGTgctatttatactttttattggGAACCATAGATTTCATTTACTTGGCAGCAATGTCCTTTGATCGGTATGTTGCTATATGTAATCCCTTGCACTATATAACCATCATGAGCTGGAGCACATGTTTTTATTTGACAGTGGGATCTTGGTGGGTTGGACTGCTCTTAGTTACATGCCCAGCAGTTGCCAAATTTATTCTGCCATACTGTGAGGCAAATAAGatcaaccattttttctgtgactcTATCCCTCTCATGAAGCTAGCCTGTAAGGATACTACTCTTCTGGAGTTAATtgattttatactgtatttatttgtgaTAATGTGTTCTTTATTTATAACTATCATCACTTATTTTATGATTATAATTGTCATCCTTAGAATACCATCAGTTAATGGACGCCAAAAGGCCTTCTCAACTTGTGTATCCCATCTCTTGCTAGTATGTCTTGGTTATGGTGGCCCAATTTTCATCTATATTATTCCCAAAAAACAATATTCTCTTGATTTAAATAAGTTTGTAAGTGTAATAACAGTATTTGTAACTCCTACTCTAAGTCCTTTTATTTTATGTCTAAGAAACAAAAGTGTACAAGTTACATTAATGGATATGAGGGCTTATTTAAGACATACTAAGAGGGGCAGAATTGCACCCTTAGGATAA
- the LOC116412293 gene encoding olfactory receptor 6N2-like — protein MTDISRNYKWNFRTGKKSKKVLEVPPDVETTYNSIHSNTMNVENNTNEFTFIGFSSPPLMKFWLTPALLFAYGFTIIENIFLIAVVRVDKYLQTPMYFFLGHFSFLECWYTTVIIPKTLYNLITNMTTVMFSTCILQMYLFLSLGATECLLLAAMAYDRYIAICYPLHYSIMISHHLCLLLVCLSWLGGFIAAVVPVILISKIHFCSFRINHFFCDFPPMMQLSCFRRIYIELTVSFISSTVMMSSFTVILFSYIKIIITIFFIPSNRGLHKTFSTCASHLAVVSIYYASGAFMYARPNAQKTVETNKLVALFYSVITPMLNPIIYSFRNSNVLQAMRRFLHIKKIIV, from the exons ATGacggatataagtag AAACTACAAATGGAACTTTCGGACTGGGAAGAAGTCCAAAAAAGTGTTAGAAGTGCCACCAGATGTGGAAACTACCTATAACAGTATACATAGCAACACA ATGAATGTGGAAAATAACACCAATGAGTTTACCTTCATTGGCTTCTCCAGCCCTCCATTGATGAAGTTTTGGTTAACGCCTGCACTTCTATTTGCCTATGGTTTTACcattatagaaaatatttttctgATTGCTGTAGTAAGAGTAGATAAGTATCTACAGACGCCCATGTATTTCTTTCTTGGACATTTTTCATTTCTGGAATGTTGGTATACTACTGTAATTATACCCAAAACACTGTACAATCTAATAACAAATATGACAACTGTTATGTTCTCAACCtgtattttacaaatgtatttgttcCTTTCTTTGGGGGCAACTGAGTGTCTGCTTTTAGCAGCTATGGCTTATGATCGTTATATTGCCATTTGTTACCCCCTTCACTATTCAATAATGATCAGCCATCATTTGTGTCTGTTGCTAGTTTGCCTCTCATGGTTAGGGGGGTTTATTGCTGCTGTTGTACCAGTTATTCTAAtatccaaaatacatttttgtagctTTAGGATCAATCACTTCTTCTGTGATTTCCCACCTATGATGCAGCTGTCTTGCTTTAGAAGAATATACATTGAGTTAACGGTATCTTTTATTTCATCAACAGTTATGATGAGCTCTTTCACTGTTATTCTTTTTTCATACATTAAAATTATAATTactatattttttattccttCAAACAGAGGTTTGCACAAAACTTTTTCTACATGTGCTTCTCATCTTGCAGTGGtctccatttattatgcatctgGTGCTTTCATGTATGCTCGGCCAAATGCACAAAAAACTGTGGAAACAAATAAACTGGTGGcattattttattctgtaataactCCAATGCTAAACCCCATAATCTACAGCTTTAGGAACAGTAATGTCTTGCAGGCTATGAGGCGGTTTCTACATATTAAAAAGATTATTGTGTAA
- the LOC100498247 gene encoding olfactory receptor 6C75, whose product MSLGNSTLAKEFILWGFPDVPIVQEFLFVLLLFTYMLTLFTNTLVIIVTLTERHLQTPMYFFLRNFSLLEICYVSVTVPKILATISSQGRVISVSSCITQLFFFFFLSSTECFLLGVMAFDRYLAVCHPLRYSALMNHTTCQKITICSWFGGFITTFPPVFLISQLQFCRTNTINHFFCDAPPLLQTSCRDASFNEFLDFICAGLVIMTSFTVTLMSYIYIIITVLKIPTKIGRRKVFSTCGSHLTVVLVYYGTVTFIYVRPKGGFTLSLNRSVAVFYTVLIPILNPIIYCLRNKEVKLAIKKLVSLQSIRQ is encoded by the coding sequence ATGTCATTAGGAAATTCAACATTGGCGAAAGAATTCATACTTTGGGGATTCCCTGATGTTCCAATCGTCCAGGAGTTTTTGTTTGTGCTACTTTTGTTTACTTATATGTTGACCCTTTTTACTAACACTCTGGTTATAATTGTTACTCTAACAGAAAGACATCTGCAaactccaatgtatttttttcttcggAACTTTTCTTTACTAGAAATATGTTATGTATCTGTGACTGTTCCAAAAATTCTAGCTACCATTTCTTCCCAGGGGAGGGTTATTTCAGTTTCCAGCTGTATCACccagctattttttttctttttccttagtTCCACCGAGTGTTTCCTGTTGGGTGTCATGGCCTTTGATCGCTATTTGGCTGTGTGTCACCCATTACGTTATTCAGCTTTAATGAACCATACAACCTGCCAGAAAATTACAATATGCTCATGGTTTGGGGGGTTTATTACAACATTCCCTCCAGTTTTTTTAATATCTCAGCTTCAGTTTTGTAGAACCAACACAATaaaccatttcttttgtgatGCACCCCCTCTTTTACAAACTTCATGCAGAGATGCTTCTTTTAATGAATTCCTGGATTTTATTTGTGCTGGTCTAGTCATAATGACCTCTTTTACTGTAACCTTGATGTcctatatttacattattatcaCAGTACTGAAAATTCCTACTAAAATTGGAAGAAGAAAAGTATTTTCCACCTGTGGTTCCCATCTAACTGTTGTCCTTGTGTACTATGGTACTGTAACCTTCATATATGTCAGACCAAAGGGTGGCTTCACTCTTAGCCTTAATCGATCAGTAGCagtattttacactgttttaaTACCTATTCTTAATCCAATCATATACTGCTTAAGGAATAAGGAGGTAAAACTGGCAATAAAGAAACTGGTATCCTTGCAATCTATCCGACAATAA